ACCCGGAGGACATGGACGCCACGCTGGCCAAGCTCGGCGGCATCGCCAAGATGGTCGGCGCGACCCTGCGCAACTCCGCGGCCCCCACCATGCTCGGCGCCGGCTACAAGGTGAACGTGATCCCCGGGCAGGCGACCGCCCATGTCGACGGCCGCTTCCTGCCGGGGTACGAGCAGGAGTTCCTGGCCGACCTCGACCGGATCCTCGGCCCGCGCGTCAAGCGCGAGGACGTGCACGGCGACAAGGCGCTGGAGACGGACTTCGACGGTTCGCTCGTGGACGCGATGCAGATCGCGCTCAAGGCCGAGGACCCCATCGCGCGCGCGGTCCCGTACATGCTCTCCGGTGGTACGGACGCCAAGTCCTTCGACGACCTCGGCATCCGCTGCTTCGGATTCGCTCCGCTGAAGCTCCCGCCGGAGCTCGACTTCGCGGGCATGTTCCACGGCGTGGACGAGCGCGTACCGGTCGAGGGCCTGAAGTTCGGTGCGCGGGTGCTCGACCGTTTCATCGACCACAGCTGAACAGTCGGTATCCCGTCACCTTCTCGCCATATTCGCCAGCGTGTACGTACCTAACCGGAACGAGTGAAAGGGATGGATCGCTCGTAGCCCGATTACTTCTTCCTCGTTACAGGTGATGCGGTCCGCGGCTGGGACCGCACTTGCCAACTAGGAGGAATAATGATCAAGAAGATCGTCGCCGCTGCGGCTGTCACCGGTGGTCTGGTGCTCGCGGGTGCCGGCATGGCCGTCGCCGACTCGGGCGCCCAGGGTGCCGCCATCGGCAGCCCCGGCGTGCTCTCGGGCAACGTCGTTCAGGTTCCCGTCCACGTTCCCGTGAACGTGTGCGGCAACACGATCTCCGTGATCGGGCTGCTGAACCCGGCCTTCGGCAACACCTGCGTCAACGCCTGACGTTGTGCGTCAACCCGTAAGGGTTTGAGCCCGCTCGGCCCCGGAGCGCACGCCATGCGCTTCGGGGCCGTCGGGTCCTTTGCCCCCGTACGGTCAAGTCCGGGGGTATTCCGGAAGGTAGAAGGCAGGAAACAACCTATGCGACAGGTCACGCGTAAAGGCCTGATCACCATGGCGGCTGCGGGCGGCGTGCTAGCGCTCAGTGGCGGTTACGCGCACGCCGACGCGGGAGCGGCCGGCGGCGCATCGAATTCCCCGGGGGTGCTTTCAGGGAATTCGGTACAGATCCCGGTCGAGGTGCCGGTCAACGTCTGCGGCAACTCCGTGAACGTCGTGGGACTGCTCAACCCGGCAGCGGGCAACGCCTGCGCGAACGGTTCGGACGGTGCGGCCGCCGGCCGACACGGTGCGACCGCCGGGACCTCGGGCAGCCACGCCTCGGACAACGGCCGGGTCTCGGACGGCCGCGGCCAGGGGGTGCGGGCGGGCACCGGGAAGCACCGGGCCGCCGGCAGCGACAACGGGGGCGGGGCCACCGCGGAGGGGATCGCGAAGGGGTCGCCCGGTCTGCTCTCGGGCAACCAGATCCAGGTGCCCATCGACATCCCCGTGAACGCCTGCGGGAACAGCGTCACCATTGCCGGTCTGCTGAACCCCGCCACCGGCAACACGTGCGAGAACGACAGCACGCCGCCGGTCGTTCCGGTCACCCCGGTCACCCACGAGGCGCCGCCGGCGCCCGGGCCGCGCACCATCCCGAACGCGCCCGAACCGCAGACCCTGCCGGCGAGCGTGCCGCAGCTCGCGCACACCGGAGGGGGCGGGCTCGACCTGCTCATCCCGGCGAGCGCGGGTCTGCTGCTCGCCGGCGCGGGCACGGTGCTGTACCGCCGCGCCAAGGCCGCTGCCTGACGGCAGCAGGCAGCACGGCGAAGGGAACGGGCCCCGCGGCAGCGGGGCCCGTTCCGTCTCACCAGGTGGCTCGCAGCTGGCGGATGATCCGCCGCCGCAGCCGCACCCGGCGACTGCCGTCCAGGCGCAGAGTCAGTCGGTCCAACTCCCAGTGCCCGTACTCGGCATGGTCGGTCAACAGGCGGGCCGTCTCCTTCCGTGACACCCCGCGCGGCACGTACACGTCGACAAATTCGTATTCCGGCATCGCATCTATTGTGCGGGCAGAGCCCGTGTACGGATAGCGTCTGCCCTATGTCTGATGCTGCGCAGCCCACCGCTGCCGAGGTACGCGCCGCCGCCGATGCGGTCAAAGCCGCGATCGACCACCACCTCGCGGCGGTCGAACGCCGGTCCGGGGACGACGACCCCGCTGTCTACGACGCGTTCAACGCACTGGCCGCTGCGGCCGAGGTCTACGACGAACTCCTCTACGACCGTCATGACGAGGTCACCCCGTTCGAGATTCCGGGGGTGGAGGACTCCCTGCCGCCGTACGGCGGCCCGGAGGAGCCGAACGCGCTCAGCGTGCTGATCCGTCGCGATTACGCGGTGGTGGAGCCGCAGCGGCTGCTCGCGCAGGCGCAGCGCCTCGCCGACGTGGATCCGGACGAGCGCGGCAGCGAGGGCGCGGCCGTGGTCGGCAGCAGCGTCCACGCGGCGCTGGGGGTGCTCTTCGGTGAGTACGAGGCGGACGAGATCGCGTCCCGGCACACGGAGTTCGGTCTGGAGGAGGGCGACTCGACGCTCTGGGTCGCGGCCGTGGACGAGCTGGCCGAGCCGGGGGAGTGGCTCGGTGCCCCGTTCGACGACGCGGATCCGCAGCTGGTGGTCTGCCGCTTCGACGTCAGTGCCGTCTTCGACGAGGACGATCTGGACGAGGAACTGGACGGTCTGACGAAGGGCAGGAGCTGATCCCTCGCTCCTGCTCCTGAAGGAGCCGTGTCTGAGGGCCGGGCGGACGCACGATGCGTCCGCCCGGCCCTCAGCGGCTGTCGGGCGGCCTCGGCCCGGCACGGGGCCCGCCACCCGGCAGCCGCTCGGCCGTCAGCTGTCGGACGCCTCCAGCAGCGTGCGCAGCCGGGTGGTGCGGTCCTGGGCGGGGGACTCGGCCACAGCACGGGGCAGGGCCTGGTCCACACCGTGCACCACGGACAGGTGCCGCACTCCCCGGCCGAACGCGGTGTAGACCCAGGGGCGGCTCAGCCCCTGAGCCGCATCGCCCGGAAGCACGACGACGACCGCGGGCCACCGGATCCCCGCCGCCTGGTGGGCGCTGAGCGCCCAGGCGTGCCGGACGGACGCCGCGACCTGCTCCTGCGGTACGACGACGGGGCTCCCCGCACAGTCCAGGTGCAGGCCCTCGGCGTCGGCCGAGACGACCACACCGGGCACGGTCCTGCCCGGCGCGGGGACATGGGCCACCCTGTCCCCCGGATCGAAACCGCCGAAGCGGCCGGGGCCGGGGTTGAGCCGCTGCTTGAGCGCCTCGTTCAACGCCCGGGTGCCGGCCGAGCCGCCGTGGCCGACGGTGATGACCTGGGTGTCCGATGACGGCACCCCGATGGCACGCGGCACCGAGTCGGCGACCAACTGCACCGTGCGGTGCACGGCCTCGCCCGCGTCGCGCACGGGGACGATCACGACCTCCTTGCCCGGAGCCTCCACCTGGTTCAGCTCCCCGATGCCGATGCCGGAGACCAGCTCGCCGATCGGGCCCGGGTCCGGCGTGCGGGAGACGACCTGAGGGCAGGCGCGGGCGGCCAGGACATCGGCGAACACCCGCCCCGCACCGGCCGATCCCAGCACGCCCGGATCGCCGCTGAACACCAGACGGGTGCCGTCGGCGAGGGACTCCACCAGCATCGCGCCGGTCTCGACGTCCAGCTGCGGGGCGTCCAGCACGACGAGCAGGTCGAGGGCGAGCGCCCCCTCCTCGTCCCGCCCGGGGCCCTCCGCGCCGGAGAGGAGCCCTGCGAGTGTGACGGCGGCAGCGGGGTCGCCGACCGCCCCGGCGAGCCGCTGCCGGCCGTCCACGCTGTGCGTGGCGCCCAGGGCCCGCAGACCGAGACCGCCGGCGGCGGCGATCAGCGCCGCGGGTTCGGCCCTCGCCGCCTCGCCGCCCGTGTGCGCGACGAGGCCGTGGGCCGCGGCGGTGCGGATCAGTTCGGCGGCCGAGGGGGACGGGGCCGCGGCGGCGGCATCCGACCAGTCGGCGTCCTTCTCGCAGGCGTTGACCAGCCGGGCGAGTCCGTCGGCGAGGCTCTCCTCCGCCAGTGCGTACCGGTCGAGGCCGAGGAACACCTGCACCGGCTCCCGCTCGGCCGCCGGATCCGCGCCCTCCTCGGTCCCGCCGTTCTCCTCGTCCTCGCCGGACTCCTCGTCCTCCGGGCCGTCCTGGAAGACCAGGACGACGCCCTCGGCGATGGCGTGCTGGACCGCCGCGTCGGGGTCGGTCACCGCCCGCCCGGCGAGCGCGGCGCGTACCTGCGCCGCGTCCAGTGCGGTGTGGCCCTGCAGCGCGGCACGCTCCAGCAGCCAGCCCACCAGGGCCGCGGTGCGCCGCTCGTCGTCGGGTCCGCAGCCGGCGCCGAGGAGGGCCCGGGCGAAGCCGTCGGCCTGTTCCGGGCCGACGCCGGGCAGGGACAGCAGCTGCCACGGGTCCTCGCGCAGGACCTCGTCGGCCTGGGCGCCCAGGGTGCCGGCTGCCGGACCGGCCAGTGCCTCGGGAGCCCCTCCCCCGGCCAGCACGGCCGCCACGGCGGCGACAGCCTCCGGCGACGCGCTCCGGGACGCGTGGACGGGCTCGGGGGCCCGCTCGCGCACCGGCGCGGGCGCTGGAGCGGTCCGGCGGGCGGGGGAAGGGGCGGGGGAGTCGAAGAACGCGGCGCCCGGCTTCTCTCCGCTCTCCACGGCCCGCACAGCGGCCAGCAGATCGGCCGCCGGGCCGCTCAGCTTCGCGCCGGCGGCGATGGGGCCCTCCTTCTCGGCCTTGCGCTTCTCGATCCGCTCCCGCAGTTCGCGCTGGGCTGCCAGCTCCGCCTCGGCCTCGGAGGGAGCCGCGGCGGCGGCGTCGCCCCCGGCGCTCCCGTCCGCGACGGTGCCCATGTCCGCCGAGGCCGCGTCGGCCCCGTCGGGGTCCTCGGCCGTCTCCTCGTCGCCGGCCCCCGCAGCGGCCTCCTCGGCGGGTGCGGGCGCGGTGGCGGGCTCGTCCGCGACGACGTTGTCGTCGTCGGTGGCCGAGGGGCCGGGGGATTCCCCCCGGGGAAGCGCAGTCACAGCGTGCTCCAGTCCTGGTCCGGATAGCGGTGCACGGGCGCCGACACATCGTCGAGCGCCTGGCAGATCTCGTCAGGAAGACTAAGCGCCTCCACTGACAATGCCTCCGTGAGCTGCTGCGCGTTGCGCGCGCCGACGATCGGGGCCACCACTCCCGGCCGGTCCCGCACCCAGGCCAGTGCCACCTGGAGCGCCGTGGTGGCCAGCCCGTCGGCCGCGGTCGCCACGGCGTGCACGATGCGGCTCGCCGGGTCGTCGAGATAAGGCTCCACGAAGGGTGCCAGCAGCTCCGAGGCGCCACGCGAGTCTGCCGGGGTGCCCGTGCGGTACTTGCCGGTCAGTACGCCCCGGCCGAGGGGTGAGGACGGCAGCAGCCCCACACCGAGGTCGAGCGCGGCAGGCAGCACCTCGCGTTCCACGCCCCGTTGCAGCAGCGAGTACTCCATCTGCGTACTGGCCAGCCGGGTCCGCACCCCGGGCGAGGCGAGCTGCCAGGTCGCGGCCTTCGCCAGCTGCCAGCCGCAGAAGTTGGACACGCCCGCATAGCGGGCGCGTCCGCTGGAGACGGCTATGTCCAGTGCCTGGAGCGTCTCGTCCAGCGGGGTCATGGGGTCGAAGGCGTGGACCTGCCACAGATCCACGTAGTCCGTGCCGAGACGTGCCAGCGAGGCGTCCAGGGCGGCCAGCAGATGTCCGCGCGAGCCGTTGAACCTGCGGTACGGATCGGCCACGCTGCCCGCCTTGGTCGCGAGGACCATGTCGTGCCGCGGCACCAGGCTCCCGACGAGCTGCCCGAGCAGATACTCGGCCTCCCCGCCGCCGTACACATCCGCCGTGTCGACCAGGGTGCCGCCCACCTCCCAGAAGGCCTTCAGCTGCTCGGCAGCGTCGTGCTCGTCGGTGTCCCGGCCCCAGGTGAGGGTGCCGAGCCCGATCCGGGACACTCGAAGGCCGGTGCGGCCGAGATGCCTCTGCTCCATGGGCGCTGAGATTACTGGCCCGGGCCCCACGCGTCGCAGGCCTGTGGACAACCGGGGCCCGGGTTGCCCCTGCCGTATCGCCCTCCCGCGCGCTAGAGTCCGGAGCACAGGGACGTTACTGATCAGTAAGGGGAGCGGCAATGCGGCTCGGCATCAATCTCGGTTACTGGGGTGCGGGAATGGACGGCGACAACCTCGCCGTCGCGCAGGAGGCCGACCGGCTCGGCTACGACGTCTGCTGGGCGGCCGAGGCGTACGGCTCCGACGCGCCGACCGTGCTGTCCTGGGTCGCCGCGCAGACCGAGTCCATCGACGTCGGCTCCGCGATCATGCAGATCCCGGCCCGTCAGCCGGCCATGACGGCCATGACGGCGGCCACCCTCGACTCCCTCTCCGGCGGCCGCTTCCGCCTCGGCCTCGGGGTGTCCGGGCCGCAGGTGTCCGAGGGCTGGTACGGCGTCAAGTTCGACAAGCCGCTCGCCCGCACCCGGGAGTACGTGGAGATCGTCCGCAAGGCGATGGCCCGGGAGCGCCTCTCGTACGAGGGACAGCACTGGACGCTCCCGCTGCCCGGTGGTCCG
This genomic interval from Streptomyces sp. NBC_00464 contains the following:
- the chpH gene encoding chaplin ChpH; its protein translation is MIKKIVAAAAVTGGLVLAGAGMAVADSGAQGAAIGSPGVLSGNVVQVPVHVPVNVCGNTISVIGLLNPAFGNTCVNA
- a CDS encoding chaplin gives rise to the protein MRQVTRKGLITMAAAGGVLALSGGYAHADAGAAGGASNSPGVLSGNSVQIPVEVPVNVCGNSVNVVGLLNPAAGNACANGSDGAAAGRHGATAGTSGSHASDNGRVSDGRGQGVRAGTGKHRAAGSDNGGGATAEGIAKGSPGLLSGNQIQVPIDIPVNACGNSVTIAGLLNPATGNTCENDSTPPVVPVTPVTHEAPPAPGPRTIPNAPEPQTLPASVPQLAHTGGGGLDLLIPASAGLLLAGAGTVLYRRAKAAA
- a CDS encoding DUF5703 family protein; this encodes MPEYEFVDVYVPRGVSRKETARLLTDHAEYGHWELDRLTLRLDGSRRVRLRRRIIRQLRATW
- a CDS encoding helix-hairpin-helix domain-containing protein, with product MTALPRGESPGPSATDDDNVVADEPATAPAPAEEAAAGAGDEETAEDPDGADAASADMGTVADGSAGGDAAAAAPSEAEAELAAQRELRERIEKRKAEKEGPIAAGAKLSGPAADLLAAVRAVESGEKPGAAFFDSPAPSPARRTAPAPAPVRERAPEPVHASRSASPEAVAAVAAVLAGGGAPEALAGPAAGTLGAQADEVLREDPWQLLSLPGVGPEQADGFARALLGAGCGPDDERRTAALVGWLLERAALQGHTALDAAQVRAALAGRAVTDPDAAVQHAIAEGVVLVFQDGPEDEESGEDEENGGTEEGADPAAEREPVQVFLGLDRYALAEESLADGLARLVNACEKDADWSDAAAAAPSPSAAELIRTAAAHGLVAHTGGEAARAEPAALIAAAGGLGLRALGATHSVDGRQRLAGAVGDPAAAVTLAGLLSGAEGPGRDEEGALALDLLVVLDAPQLDVETGAMLVESLADGTRLVFSGDPGVLGSAGAGRVFADVLAARACPQVVSRTPDPGPIGELVSGIGIGELNQVEAPGKEVVIVPVRDAGEAVHRTVQLVADSVPRAIGVPSSDTQVITVGHGGSAGTRALNEALKQRLNPGPGRFGGFDPGDRVAHVPAPGRTVPGVVVSADAEGLHLDCAGSPVVVPQEQVAASVRHAWALSAHQAAGIRWPAVVVVLPGDAAQGLSRPWVYTAFGRGVRHLSVVHGVDQALPRAVAESPAQDRTTRLRTLLEASDS
- a CDS encoding aldo/keto reductase — protein: MEQRHLGRTGLRVSRIGLGTLTWGRDTDEHDAAEQLKAFWEVGGTLVDTADVYGGGEAEYLLGQLVGSLVPRHDMVLATKAGSVADPYRRFNGSRGHLLAALDASLARLGTDYVDLWQVHAFDPMTPLDETLQALDIAVSSGRARYAGVSNFCGWQLAKAATWQLASPGVRTRLASTQMEYSLLQRGVEREVLPAALDLGVGLLPSSPLGRGVLTGKYRTGTPADSRGASELLAPFVEPYLDDPASRIVHAVATAADGLATTALQVALAWVRDRPGVVAPIVGARNAQQLTEALSVEALSLPDEICQALDDVSAPVHRYPDQDWSTL